A part of Sandaracinaceae bacterium genomic DNA contains:
- a CDS encoding PEGA domain-containing protein, which translates to MFAALLSVACGGGAAVRTTTVLLVPSGDAAESSEAERVLRRRITEREDLELTSLARLASLAADAEREDTDAVEMEAQHRMAEADEAFSNFDYAGATTQLAEALDLLRPLAARATGRQRLAALHLQLANVLQVHGERDAAIEELRTCHHIDPACHPDPARHPPELIALFAEATESVSEDASLHVITDPPGARVSVDGCEPRLSPARFGSISPGRHYITIERDGFRPEAQLVNVAAGEPTERSVALTAGAAPHRAQAALRALRGDGPDAEPLWRAQAATLTEADVLLVLRLDRDAFRLALFDARGAPLGEPFETERDDASAALAHLEQTLPEPTLPWYGQWYFWVPVSGGLTFVLVTAALLVLVEPDVHLVGGTVIDDF; encoded by the coding sequence ATGTTCGCGGCCCTGCTCTCGGTCGCGTGCGGGGGCGGGGCGGCGGTGCGCACGACCACGGTCCTGCTGGTCCCGAGCGGCGACGCGGCGGAGAGCTCCGAGGCCGAGCGCGTGCTCCGGCGCCGCATCACGGAGCGCGAGGACCTCGAGCTGACCAGCCTCGCGCGGCTCGCCTCGCTGGCCGCGGACGCCGAGCGCGAGGACACCGACGCGGTCGAGATGGAGGCCCAGCACCGGATGGCGGAGGCGGACGAGGCCTTCTCCAATTTCGACTACGCGGGGGCCACCACGCAGCTCGCCGAGGCGCTCGATCTGCTGCGCCCGCTCGCCGCGCGGGCCACCGGTCGGCAGCGCCTCGCCGCCCTGCACCTCCAGCTCGCGAACGTGCTCCAGGTCCACGGGGAGCGCGACGCGGCCATCGAGGAGCTGCGCACCTGCCACCACATCGATCCGGCGTGTCACCCCGATCCGGCCCGCCACCCGCCGGAGCTGATCGCGCTCTTCGCCGAGGCGACCGAGAGCGTGAGCGAGGACGCGTCCCTGCACGTCATCACCGATCCGCCGGGCGCGCGCGTCAGCGTGGACGGCTGCGAGCCCCGCCTCTCGCCAGCGCGCTTCGGCTCCATCTCGCCCGGGCGTCACTACATCACCATCGAGCGCGACGGCTTCCGTCCGGAGGCGCAGCTCGTCAACGTCGCGGCCGGCGAGCCCACCGAGCGGAGCGTCGCGCTCACGGCGGGGGCGGCGCCGCACCGGGCGCAGGCCGCGCTGCGCGCTCTCCGCGGGGACGGTCCCGACGCGGAGCCCCTGTGGCGCGCGCAGGCCGCGACGCTGACCGAGGCCGACGTGCTGCTGGTGCTGCGGCTCGATCGCGACGCGTTCCGGCTCGCGCTCTTCGACGCCCGCGGCGCGCCGCTCGGCGAGCCCTTCGAGACCGAGCGCGACGACGCGTCGGCCGCGCTCGCGCACCTCGAGCAGACCCTGCCCGAGCCGACCCTGCCCTGGTACGGCCAGTGGTATTTCTGGGTGCCGGTCTCGGGGGGGCTCACCTTCGTGCTCGTGACCGCGGCGCTGCTCGTGCTGGTGGAGCCGGACGTGCACCTCGTCGGCGGGACGGTGATCGATGACTTCTGA
- a CDS encoding serine/threonine-protein kinase → MAASTRFDRYEILAPLGVGGMGEVVKARAVGPHGFEKIVAIKRIKAEWAQQEAMAQRFIREAQIAARLQHANIVQVFDFGRHEDELFIVMEFIDGQSVDTILAALAEKRKRPTLAQTLQITLDVARALDSAHSLRGKEGEEAGVIHRDVSPANVLVSRQGVVKLTDFGIAAFSSHEARTSLVAGKPLYMAPEQIRGEALDARCDLFAVGIVLYEMITGQRPWKGMVDPSADATLEGMDYQAPSTLATGIPPEVDALVERLLQPVRERRVETARDLTKEILAVSYKCQIVLDPGELRPLIGEGPADAHAPTQPSNPSRLETLVATGVSPDGVTMLAPGSEPEVVARVGPAREKRELPMWAFAALMLAVVGGATAWAMTGSGGEGEARAEVRVASEESGSGSGTESESASAAESASASASAAESASATESASESASESASESASESASESASESASGSESASGSESASGSESASAAESASAAESASAAESASAAESASAAESASASASGSGSASGSGRRARGTGTRRVRGGEGAGPRAGAVEGVGALDVFSRPWAEIWIDGVQHGRNAPARGIQVSAGQHTVRLVNPVLGLEQVRTVNVPADGRAQIRVFLDAPAE, encoded by the coding sequence ATGGCCGCTTCGACCCGGTTCGACCGCTACGAGATCCTCGCACCGCTGGGCGTCGGCGGCATGGGCGAGGTCGTCAAGGCGCGCGCGGTCGGCCCGCACGGCTTCGAGAAGATCGTCGCGATCAAGCGCATCAAGGCCGAGTGGGCGCAGCAGGAGGCGATGGCGCAGCGCTTCATCCGCGAGGCGCAGATCGCCGCGCGGCTGCAGCACGCAAACATCGTTCAGGTCTTCGACTTCGGGCGTCACGAAGACGAGCTGTTCATCGTCATGGAGTTCATCGACGGCCAGAGCGTCGACACCATCCTCGCAGCGCTCGCGGAGAAAAGGAAGAGGCCGACGCTGGCCCAGACCCTCCAGATCACCCTGGACGTGGCGCGCGCGCTCGACTCCGCGCACTCGCTCCGCGGCAAGGAGGGCGAGGAGGCGGGCGTCATCCACCGCGACGTCAGCCCGGCCAACGTGCTCGTCAGCCGGCAGGGCGTGGTGAAGCTGACCGACTTCGGCATCGCCGCCTTCTCCTCGCACGAGGCGCGCACCTCGCTCGTGGCGGGCAAGCCGCTCTACATGGCGCCCGAGCAGATTCGCGGCGAGGCGCTCGACGCGCGCTGCGATCTCTTCGCGGTCGGCATCGTGCTCTACGAGATGATCACCGGCCAGCGCCCCTGGAAGGGCATGGTCGATCCCTCGGCCGACGCGACGCTCGAGGGCATGGACTACCAGGCGCCGTCCACGCTCGCGACCGGGATCCCGCCCGAGGTCGACGCGCTGGTGGAGCGGCTGCTGCAGCCCGTGCGCGAGCGACGGGTGGAGACGGCGCGGGACCTGACCAAGGAGATCCTGGCTGTCAGCTACAAGTGCCAGATCGTGCTCGACCCGGGGGAGCTCCGCCCGCTCATCGGGGAGGGCCCGGCGGACGCGCACGCGCCCACGCAGCCGTCGAACCCGAGCCGCCTCGAGACGCTGGTCGCCACCGGGGTCTCTCCCGACGGGGTGACGATGCTCGCCCCCGGATCCGAGCCCGAGGTCGTCGCGCGCGTGGGGCCCGCGCGGGAGAAGCGTGAGCTGCCGATGTGGGCCTTCGCGGCGTTGATGCTCGCGGTGGTGGGTGGGGCGACGGCCTGGGCGATGACCGGGAGCGGAGGAGAAGGAGAGGCGAGGGCCGAGGTCAGGGTGGCGAGCGAGGAGTCCGGTTCGGGCTCCGGTACCGAATCCGAGTCCGCTTCCGCTGCCGAGTCCGCTTCCGCTTCCGCTTCCGCTGCCGAGTCCGCTTCCGCGACCGAGTCCGCTTCCGAGTCCGCTTCCGAGTCCGCTTCCGAGTCCGCTTCCGAGTCCGCTTCCGAGTCCGCATCCGAGTCCGCTTCCGGATCCGAGTCCGCTTCCGGATCCGAGTCCGCTTCCGGATCCGAGTCCGCTTCCGCTGCCGAGTCCGCTTCCGCTGCCGAGTCCGCTTCCGCTGCCGAGTCCGCTTCCGCTGCCGAGTCCGCTTCCGCTGCCGAGTCCGCTTCCGCGTCTGCCTCTGGCTCGGGCTCCGCTTCGGGGTCTGGGCGGCGGGCGCGGGGGACGGGGACTCGGCGCGTACGGGGCGGGGAGGGCGCGGGGCCACGGGCCGGGGCCGTCGAGGGAGTCGGGGCGCTCGATGTGTTCTCGCGGCCATGGGCCGAGATCTGGATCGACGGCGTGCAGCACGGTCGCAACGCGCCTGCGCGCGGGATCCAGGTGTCGGCCGGGCAACACACCGTGAGGCTGGTCAACCCCGTGCTGGGCCTCGAGCAGGTGCGCACGGTGAACGTGCCGGCCGACGGCCGGGCGCAGATCCGGGTCTTCCTCGACGCACCCGCGGAGTGA
- a CDS encoding diadenylate cyclase codes for MSVLSVVDFVVAALLLTAASYLVRRSRMGVAGLALGGLWALLVVTQLAGLGTASWLLQVSFAAVAVCLAIAFQAEIRHGFESFATWFTRRRRHERTAPEVDALIGAVRQMSDKRIGALFVFPGDQAIEHCLSGGDLLDARISEPLVLSLFDPSSPGHDGAVVVEGSRLTRFGVHLPLSADHAALGPGGTRHAAALGLAERCDALALVVSEERGTVSFAEKGALVPIPPGALVTTLRERLGQEIGEARRESGPAWRRAGAWLDLVVGAALAGMLWAFVAPNVSQAERTLSIPVEVMNLPDGFELVEARPAEVEITVNGPRIRLWSLQPEDANVLIDAGRVIEGRRGFRVKPNLVHLPRSLEVVSIHDPRVRLRVRRVPGDR; via the coding sequence GTGAGCGTCCTTTCGGTCGTCGACTTCGTCGTGGCGGCGCTGCTCCTCACCGCAGCGTCCTACCTCGTGCGCCGCAGCCGCATGGGCGTCGCGGGGCTGGCGCTCGGCGGCCTCTGGGCCTTGCTCGTCGTCACGCAGCTCGCGGGGCTCGGGACCGCGTCCTGGCTCCTCCAGGTCTCCTTCGCCGCCGTCGCGGTCTGCCTCGCGATCGCCTTCCAGGCGGAGATCCGCCACGGGTTCGAGTCGTTCGCGACCTGGTTCACGCGCCGGCGCCGCCACGAGCGCACCGCGCCCGAGGTCGACGCCCTGATCGGCGCCGTCCGGCAGATGAGCGACAAGCGCATCGGCGCGCTCTTCGTCTTCCCGGGCGACCAGGCCATCGAGCACTGCCTCAGCGGGGGTGACCTCCTCGACGCGCGCATCAGCGAGCCGCTCGTGCTGAGCCTCTTCGACCCGAGCTCGCCCGGTCACGACGGCGCGGTGGTCGTCGAGGGGAGCCGGCTGACGCGCTTCGGGGTGCACCTGCCGCTGTCGGCCGATCACGCCGCGCTCGGCCCTGGCGGCACACGCCACGCGGCCGCGCTCGGGCTCGCGGAGCGCTGCGACGCCCTGGCCCTGGTCGTCTCCGAGGAGCGGGGCACCGTGTCCTTCGCCGAGAAGGGCGCGCTCGTCCCGATCCCCCCCGGCGCGCTCGTGACCACCCTGCGCGAGCGGCTCGGTCAGGAGATCGGCGAGGCGCGACGCGAGAGCGGCCCCGCGTGGCGACGCGCGGGCGCGTGGCTGGACCTCGTGGTCGGCGCCGCCCTCGCGGGCATGCTGTGGGCCTTCGTCGCCCCGAACGTCTCGCAGGCGGAGCGCACGCTCAGCATCCCGGTCGAGGTGATGAACCTGCCCGACGGCTTCGAGCTGGTCGAGGCGCGCCCGGCGGAGGTGGAGATCACCGTCAACGGCCCGCGCATACGCCTCTGGAGCCTGCAGCCCGAAGACGCCAACGTGCTCATCGACGCGGGGCGAGTCATCGAAGGCCGCCGCGGCTTCCGCGTGAAGCCGAACCTCGTGCACCTCCCGCGCAGCCTCGAGGTGGTCTCGATCCACGACCCGCGCGTGCGCTTGCGCGTGCGGCGAGTCCCCGGCGACCGGTGA
- a CDS encoding YkgJ family cysteine cluster protein produces MSVPERPRLAPEVLARLHLADGEAKVILQDPRRGVVLEIEPASWMVLRQADGTRDLDALCLAASRSGLYRGEADLRALLEGLTEAGVLVDGIEQPQPPAPVAAPTRNEARPLEPLPGYRFACDGNGSCCRTYGSVAFTRLEAMQARLTSAEMTLPLPADEAFTPLSGGDMEAWSLAVAQVEGRCLYLEDDGLCGLHRRDGARAKPFPCRLYPAMLVDDGEAVRVSALPECGCVFASAAAPSAEAEPLIAPAARTLGELGPQATVVHVPDPVPLSAMRTAPIAALRRFSDDLVRALSPGQDTVRDAVAVAWGLADHIEAHGLDGATVETAALPEQAEIAPWLEALAARAAEVAELEASWRGGSDRSRRVARWIAEALAEPTWPLPAVDPAAEAFYLRTLAHGHRLTIEGRPLSRGLRDRATRLLAARAMASRGTPVEVQDARWPLAPLEAAMRNLRLSPYADALL; encoded by the coding sequence GTGAGCGTGCCCGAGCGACCGCGCCTCGCCCCCGAGGTCCTCGCGCGCCTTCACCTGGCGGACGGAGAGGCGAAGGTGATCCTCCAGGATCCGCGCCGCGGCGTGGTGCTCGAGATCGAGCCCGCGAGCTGGATGGTGCTCCGGCAGGCCGACGGCACGCGCGACCTGGACGCGCTCTGTCTCGCCGCCTCGCGGAGCGGGCTCTATCGCGGCGAGGCCGACCTGCGCGCGCTCCTCGAGGGGCTGACCGAGGCGGGCGTGCTCGTCGACGGGATCGAGCAACCGCAGCCCCCCGCGCCGGTCGCCGCTCCCACGCGAAACGAAGCGCGCCCGCTCGAGCCCCTCCCCGGCTATCGCTTCGCGTGCGACGGGAACGGCAGCTGCTGCCGCACCTACGGGAGCGTCGCCTTCACGCGCCTCGAGGCCATGCAAGCGAGGCTGACCTCCGCGGAGATGACGCTCCCGCTCCCGGCCGACGAGGCCTTCACCCCGCTCAGCGGGGGCGACATGGAGGCGTGGTCGCTCGCCGTGGCGCAGGTGGAGGGGCGCTGCCTCTATCTCGAGGACGACGGACTGTGCGGGCTGCACCGACGGGACGGCGCCCGGGCCAAGCCCTTCCCCTGCCGCCTCTACCCCGCCATGCTCGTCGACGACGGCGAGGCCGTCCGCGTCAGCGCGCTGCCGGAGTGCGGCTGCGTCTTCGCGAGCGCCGCCGCGCCGTCTGCGGAGGCCGAGCCGCTGATCGCCCCCGCGGCGCGGACGCTGGGTGAGCTCGGGCCGCAGGCCACGGTCGTGCACGTGCCCGACCCGGTGCCCCTCTCCGCGATGCGCACGGCGCCCATCGCCGCCTTGCGCCGCTTCTCCGACGACCTGGTGCGCGCGCTCTCTCCCGGGCAAGATACGGTGCGCGACGCGGTGGCCGTCGCGTGGGGGCTCGCCGATCACATCGAAGCGCACGGCCTGGACGGCGCCACGGTGGAGACGGCCGCGCTCCCCGAGCAGGCCGAGATCGCGCCCTGGCTCGAGGCCCTCGCCGCGCGCGCGGCCGAGGTGGCGGAGCTCGAGGCGAGCTGGCGGGGCGGCTCCGACCGCTCCCGGCGGGTCGCGCGGTGGATCGCCGAGGCGCTCGCCGAGCCGACGTGGCCGCTGCCGGCCGTCGACCCCGCGGCCGAGGCGTTCTATCTGCGCACCCTGGCCCACGGCCACCGGCTGACCATCGAGGGGCGCCCCCTGAGCCGCGGCCTCCGGGACCGCGCCACGCGCCTGCTCGCCGCGCGGGCCATGGCCTCACGGGGCACGCCCGTCGAAGTACAGGACGCGCGCTGGCCCCTCGCTCCGCTCGAGGCAGCCATGCGAAACTTGCGCCTCTCTCCCTATGCTGATGCCTTGCTCTGA